In Gimesia sp., the following are encoded in one genomic region:
- the plsX gene encoding phosphate acyltransferase PlsX has product MRIALDAMGGDFAPEPNIKGAIDALQAEPALEVVLVGPQDLLESQIEASGYSGDRLSIVHASQVVGMEEKPTEAMRQKPDSSISVCWKLMAAHEVDAVVSAGNTGAVVASGLKTRLFLKEVKRPGIAVTLPTVAGHAVLMDVGANPSARPAHLYQYAVMGEIYAREVLGVASPKVGLINIGSEDVKGNDLYRDTYRLLNDSPLKGSFVGNVEGRGLYQGEADVLICEGFVGNVVLKVSEGMAEFLMKEASQQILGSLDQEKGQALQAFQEMAKRFRYHETGGAPLLGIDGICIICHGSSDAHSITNALKGSIMFKDRGINSQIAEHLAQKPVA; this is encoded by the coding sequence ATGCGGATTGCACTGGATGCAATGGGGGGAGATTTTGCCCCTGAACCGAACATAAAGGGAGCGATCGACGCATTGCAGGCGGAACCCGCTCTGGAAGTGGTGCTGGTGGGTCCGCAGGATCTTCTTGAATCACAGATTGAGGCTTCCGGTTACAGCGGAGATCGTCTGTCGATCGTGCATGCCAGTCAGGTGGTGGGGATGGAAGAAAAACCCACCGAAGCCATGCGGCAAAAGCCTGACAGCTCTATCTCGGTCTGCTGGAAACTGATGGCGGCGCACGAAGTAGATGCAGTTGTCAGTGCAGGCAATACCGGTGCGGTAGTCGCATCGGGTTTGAAGACGCGGCTCTTTCTGAAAGAAGTTAAGCGTCCCGGGATTGCCGTCACGCTGCCAACTGTGGCTGGCCACGCTGTTCTGATGGACGTTGGGGCAAACCCTTCTGCTCGTCCGGCGCACCTGTATCAGTATGCAGTCATGGGCGAGATCTATGCACGCGAAGTGCTGGGCGTGGCATCACCTAAGGTTGGTCTGATCAATATCGGCAGTGAAGACGTTAAGGGGAACGATCTCTATCGTGATACCTATCGTCTGCTAAACGACAGCCCGCTTAAAGGGAGCTTCGTAGGTAACGTCGAAGGGCGGGGCTTATACCAGGGAGAGGCAGACGTTCTGATCTGCGAAGGTTTCGTCGGAAATGTGGTGCTCAAAGTCAGCGAAGGTATGGCTGAATTCCTGATGAAGGAAGCGTCACAGCAGATTCTGGGGAGCCTCGATCAGGAGAAGGGGCAGGCATTGCAGGCGTTTCAGGAGATGGCCAAGCGATTCCGCTATCATGAGACAGGCGGAGCTCCGCTGCTGGGAATTGACGGGATTTGCATTATCTGTCATGGTTCCAGTGATGCCCACTCTATCACGAATGCCTTGAAAGGAAGTATCATGTTCAAGGATCGTGGCATCAATTCCCAGATCGCCGAACATCTGGCTCAAAAGCCGGTAGCTTAA
- the fabD gene encoding ACP S-malonyltransferase gives MSRIAFLFPGQGAQHVGMGKTIVEKYPAAKELFDRAADILQYDLAKLCFEGPSEELDSTVISQPALFVTSLAALEMLRADSPDKVLACEMTAGLSLGEYTALVFAGAMSFEDGLRVVQRRGEAMQAAADANPSGMVSILLLDRDKVAEICEAASSAGRIWIANYLCPGNIVLSGENSACERAAELAEQEGGRAIPLAVAGAFHTEIMKPADSKLSEALAGVGLKKPEIPVISNVDAKTHEDPDEIRELLIRQVLSPVLWEDSIRAMLDAGFDEFYEIGPGKVLKGLMKRINRKISCETVNDS, from the coding sequence GTGAGCAGAATCGCCTTTTTGTTTCCCGGACAGGGTGCTCAACACGTAGGTATGGGTAAGACCATCGTCGAGAAATATCCGGCTGCGAAAGAGCTGTTTGATCGCGCAGCGGATATTCTTCAGTATGATCTGGCAAAGCTCTGCTTCGAAGGGCCGAGTGAAGAACTGGATTCTACGGTCATCAGTCAGCCGGCACTGTTTGTGACCAGTCTGGCTGCTCTGGAAATGCTGCGGGCGGATTCTCCCGATAAGGTTCTGGCGTGCGAAATGACGGCCGGATTGAGCCTGGGGGAATACACGGCTCTGGTATTTGCCGGTGCAATGAGTTTTGAGGATGGCCTGCGGGTCGTTCAGCGTCGTGGCGAAGCCATGCAGGCTGCTGCGGATGCCAACCCTTCCGGTATGGTCAGCATTCTGTTGCTGGACCGGGATAAGGTCGCAGAAATCTGTGAGGCCGCTTCTTCAGCCGGAAGGATCTGGATCGCCAATTATCTGTGTCCGGGTAATATTGTGTTATCAGGTGAAAACAGCGCCTGCGAGCGGGCAGCAGAACTGGCTGAACAGGAAGGTGGGCGTGCGATTCCCCTGGCGGTGGCTGGTGCGTTTCATACTGAAATCATGAAGCCCGCTGATAGTAAACTATCCGAAGCTCTGGCAGGAGTAGGACTGAAAAAACCGGAAATTCCGGTGATTTCCAACGTGGACGCCAAAACTCATGAAGATCCGGACGAGATTCGCGAATTACTGATTCGCCAGGTTCTCAGTCCTGTGCTCTGGGAGGATTCGATCCGCGCCATGCTGGATGCGGGATTTGATGAATTCTATGAAATCGGTCCTGGGAAAGTTTTGAAGGGGCTGATGAAGCGTATTAATCGCAAGATTTCCTGTGAGACGGTTAACGATTCATAG
- the acpP gene encoding acyl carrier protein gives MSIEEKVVGIVSEQLGHPKEDITLDSKFIDDLKADSLDIVELVMEFEDEFDVTIPDDDYDKIKTVGDVVGYITEKAS, from the coding sequence GTGTCAATTGAAGAAAAAGTGGTTGGTATCGTAAGCGAGCAGTTAGGCCATCCTAAAGAAGACATCACTCTCGACAGCAAGTTTATTGACGACCTGAAGGCTGATTCACTCGACATTGTCGAACTGGTAATGGAATTCGAAGATGAATTCGATGTCACCATTCCTGACGATGATTATGACAAAATCAAAACCGTTGGTGATGTGGTTGGCTATATCACTGAAAAAGCCAGCTGA
- the fabF gene encoding beta-ketoacyl-ACP synthase II, whose protein sequence is MRRRVVVTGVSVVTALGLDVSEFWDKLCAGKSGIGPLERFDCSDYKVRFGGEIKDFNAADYTNLSSKDLKRVDRFVQFGLVGAHIAYRQAQLEGFEGDPYRRGVLIGSGIGGLNEIENQHDKLYNQGPARVSPFMIPKLMVNAASGNISVAYELKGPNSAVATACASATNAIGDAYKLIQNDVADIMVTGGSEAAVTPMGLSGFARMNALSTRNDDPQAASRPFDRDRDGFVMAEGAGIVVLEEYEHAKKRGVPILAEVVGYGMSADGTHMTAPDPEGRGAARAMLHAIKDAGLNPEDIDYINTHGTSTPLGDVAETVAINTVFGSHVKSMPVSSTKGHLGHLLGASGGVEFVVGVKALMEQVAPPTINLDNPDERCNLDYVPNEPREMKLERVMKNSFGFGGHNACLIMQKAP, encoded by the coding sequence ATGCGCAGGAGAGTCGTCGTTACCGGAGTTTCTGTCGTAACGGCTCTGGGTTTAGATGTCTCAGAGTTTTGGGACAAGTTGTGCGCTGGTAAAAGCGGTATCGGTCCCCTCGAACGTTTTGACTGCTCCGACTACAAAGTCCGTTTTGGCGGCGAAATCAAAGATTTCAACGCAGCCGATTATACGAATCTTTCTTCAAAAGATCTGAAGCGAGTCGATCGTTTCGTCCAGTTTGGTCTGGTTGGGGCGCATATTGCCTACCGCCAGGCACAGTTGGAAGGGTTTGAGGGAGATCCTTATCGCAGAGGCGTCCTGATTGGCAGTGGTATCGGCGGTTTGAATGAAATTGAAAACCAGCACGATAAGCTCTACAACCAGGGCCCGGCGCGAGTATCGCCTTTCATGATCCCCAAGTTGATGGTCAACGCTGCCAGTGGGAATATTTCAGTTGCTTATGAACTGAAAGGTCCTAATAGTGCTGTGGCGACCGCTTGTGCTTCGGCGACAAATGCGATCGGCGATGCCTACAAGCTGATTCAGAATGATGTGGCTGATATCATGGTGACTGGCGGCAGCGAAGCGGCAGTCACTCCGATGGGGCTTTCCGGCTTTGCCCGGATGAACGCTCTGTCCACGCGAAATGATGATCCCCAGGCGGCCAGCCGTCCTTTCGATCGTGATCGCGACGGGTTCGTGATGGCGGAAGGTGCCGGCATCGTCGTTCTGGAAGAGTACGAACACGCCAAAAAACGGGGTGTACCAATTCTGGCTGAGGTAGTCGGTTATGGCATGTCTGCTGATGGCACGCACATGACGGCCCCTGATCCGGAAGGCCGTGGTGCAGCCCGTGCCATGCTGCATGCAATCAAGGACGCCGGGCTGAACCCGGAAGATATTGATTACATCAATACGCATGGTACGAGTACCCCGCTGGGTGATGTTGCAGAAACCGTGGCCATCAACACCGTCTTTGGTTCGCACGTCAAATCGATGCCTGTTTCCAGTACGAAAGGGCATCTGGGGCACCTGCTGGGGGCTTCTGGTGGTGTCGAGTTCGTGGTGGGCGTCAAGGCGCTGATGGAGCAGGTCGCACCTCCTACGATTAACCTGGACAATCCAGACGAGCGGTGCAATCTCGATTATGTTCCCAATGAGCCACGCGAAATGAAGCTCGAGCGGGTGATGAAGAACAGCTTCGGATTCGGTGGACATAACGCCTGTCTGATTATGCAGAAAGCCCCTTAA